The DNA window GCCAACTTTGGTCTAACCAAGCCAACCCACCGCCCAACGTCCACACCAATAAAATTCCCGTTTCCAACAACAACATCTTTTGTGCAAAGCGGGTTTTAACTTGCGTATAAGTCGCCGCTTTTTGATGCTCGGCTAAAGAAATTTTCTCAGCAAATAAAGCAGGTACTTGATACTGATGCGCTTGCACCGTTTTAATATGTCGCTGTGCTAACCACCACTGCAAACCCACACTTGCAACAACAGCCAATAAAAACACAACCGTCAATTCATTCATGCAGATACTCTCTATATTTATGATTTTACAAAAGGAATAAAAAATTATTTTGTATTATTAACGCTAAGGTAAGGGTTAAACAATGTTATTAAAATAGGGCTTCTACAAAAATTCAACATTTTAAAATGCACTCTATGCTTACTAACTCGAATAAAAAAAGACCTGCTAGGTTTTTAAAACCTAGTAGGTCTCTGTTTTATTTTTAGAATCCTGCTGAATTTAAGCTATCTTAACAAAAGTGAATTGTTAAGCTGCTCGTTGCCATTTAGGACGACGATATTCAGGGATAAAACCTAACACAATATGTTCAGGTGCAACGCCAAGAGCCACTAACTCATTATCTAATTCAACTTCAGTGCTATTATGTTGAATCCAGATTTTTTCATCTTTAAGGTCAAAGTGCATAAGGCAATGATGAACACGCTTATCATTACACCAGCCGACACTCAGTAATTGATAATGCCCACGTATTTGATCTATCCACACTTGTAATTCTACTTCTTCATTGTGTGGCTTTAATAAGGCATAACGTTGTAGTAAAGCCTCTAATGCATTGTGATAGTTGATTATTTCTGCCATCTAATAATCTCCTCTGTTTGTACATCATAAACTAATAGCAGGATTTAAAAGACTGATTCGCGTTAGATTATTAAGCAGGAGTGCAATCGCTTCAGCTATTGCGTCTTTTTTCTTTCCGCTACGCGGGGTAAAGGAAGAAAACCCCCTATCCTTGTAAAATGGCTAAAGCGATTTTACTCCTGAACTAACTGTTTAGTTGATAAAATCTTGCAAAACTTGGGTTATTCCCCCTAAAAATTCTAATCCCCCTATGAATCCTGATTCAAATAAGTTATTTTTAATTGCGCATAAACTTTAATTCACTGAAAATTAATCCAATCCCCTTGTTCACGAAGCCTAGACCATGCCCCAACAAGTCCACGTCTCCCCATTTATCATCAATCCCCCCGCTGATTTATACACCCCCGCCCGTCGTCAGGTTTCTGCTGATTTTGCTTTGCGGTATGCCAATCGGCAGAAAATTGAAGAAAATGAGTTAAAAGCCTTTGGGGCGGATTTATGGCGGGCTTTAAATATCGACGAGGCATTTGATACCGCTTATCGACAAGCTTGCCCCGCTATATTACCGATTATTCTCGAAAGCCAAGACGCACAACTGCAACAGCTTGCATGGGAATGTTTATACCATCCGCAACATGGTTTTTTAGCTAAACATCCACATTTCACCCTGTCACGCCGTGTGCCGACGCAATGTGTTGTAACGCCTATTCAGCAACGCCCCTTAAAAGTCCTGTTATTCACCAGTTTGCCCGAAAATCTCACCGAGCAAGGGCGGTTGAATGTTGAAAATGAACAAGCCCATGTTTTAGAAGCCTTACTCGAGCCAGTTCAGCGCGGTATTGTACAGTTAGAAGTGCCCGACGATGGACGTTTTCAGACTTTACAACAGTTTTTAAAACAAGGGTTTGATGTGGTGTTTTTAAGCGGGCATGGGATATTTCATGATGACGCACATTTAACGGAAAAATATGGCGAATTTTGTTTCGAGGATGACAACGGCAATGCTGTGATGGTGCGCGATAGTGAGCTGGCAAAGGCTTTTCGTGGGCAGGGGGTGCAATGTGTTGTGTTGTCGGCGTGCGAATCGGGACAAAGTGCATCGGCAGATTTAAGTACAGGTTTGGCGCAATCGTTGGTAAATATCGGCTTACCGCATGTTGTTGGGATGCGCGAATCAGTATTAGAGATTGCAGGCATTGCTTTTGCGCGGGCATTTTGTGAAGCCATTGCCCAACAAGCGCGGATTGATGAAGCGGTGCAAGCAGGACGGCAGGCGATTGAGCGCGGGGACACAGTCAGCGAAGATTTAAAAAATCATTGGCGTGAATTGAGTATAACGCAATGGTCTTTGCCAATATTGTGGAGTCGTGACCCTGCTGTGCCTTTGGTGAATTGGGGGTTTGAGGTTAAACCGCCTGCTGATACGGTTTTATCTTCTTCATTATCAGGGTTACCACCTTTACAACGTTTTATCGGACGACGGCGCGAACTGAGGGAATGGCGCAACCGTTTAGAAAGTCGTCAAGTTAAACAGTTGCTCATCACAGGCGAAGGGGGACAGGGAAAAACCGCGCTTGTCACCTATTTAGCGCAACGGTTACAGCAAAAAGGCTTTATTGTTCATGTATATTCAGCGCGTCCTGAAAATAGTTGGACAGAGTTTGAAACACTTTTACAGTTTAGTTTAGATGGAGTACATACGCCTGAATTTACAGCGAAACAGGAAAAATGCAAGACTGTAAAATTATTTGCCCAGTTATTAATCTCAACCTTACAGAAACAAACCCAACGTAAATTAGTATTGATTTTTGACAATTTAGAGTCTTTACAAGATTTAAAAACACATGCATTAACTGATGAAACAATAACAACATGGTTAAGCGTTATTCAGCAAATGGGCGACAGTGCGCCAACGGTTTTATTAACATCGCGTTGGAAATTACCGAATTGGCAAGCAGGATATTTGTCTTTATGTCATGCAAATTATGGCGATTTTATTCAATTCATTTATTTACAAAAAACCCCTTTACCCAATGAAAAAGAAGCGCGGTTTAAATTACTTCGTGAACTTTATCAAGCCTTTCAAGGTAATTTTCGTGGCTTAGAGTTCTTTCTTAAATTGCTCCCCGATTTAAGCCAAACTGACCGCGAACAGTTATTAACAAACATTAAAACTGCTCAAACAGATTTACAAACCAATCAACTTTTAGAAAAAATCATTCAAACCGCGTTAGAAGCAGATGAACGCGAGTTATTAAGACGTTTAACGGTTTATACAACCGCTGTCCCACAAGAAGGGGTGAAAAAAATTGCCCTGAGTGAGCCTCAATTAAAGCCTGTCGAGAACCTACTTCAACGCTTAAGTCATTATTCTTTAATCGAATGTGTTTTTAACCCACCTTTACAACGCGAGATTTTCTATTGTGGTGCAATGGTGCGTTTATGGATACAAGCACATTTACCCCCCATCACCACCACGTTATACAGTCAAGCGGCTGACTATCAACGCTATC is part of the Beggiatoa alba B18LD genome and encodes:
- a CDS encoding XisI protein, producing MAEIINYHNALEALLQRYALLKPHNEEVELQVWIDQIRGHYQLLSVGWCNDKRVHHCLMHFDLKDEKIWIQHNSTEVELDNELVALGVAPEHIVLGFIPEYRRPKWQRAA
- a CDS encoding tetratricopeptide repeat protein, which gives rise to MPQQVHVSPFIINPPADLYTPARRQVSADFALRYANRQKIEENELKAFGADLWRALNIDEAFDTAYRQACPAILPIILESQDAQLQQLAWECLYHPQHGFLAKHPHFTLSRRVPTQCVVTPIQQRPLKVLLFTSLPENLTEQGRLNVENEQAHVLEALLEPVQRGIVQLEVPDDGRFQTLQQFLKQGFDVVFLSGHGIFHDDAHLTEKYGEFCFEDDNGNAVMVRDSELAKAFRGQGVQCVVLSACESGQSASADLSTGLAQSLVNIGLPHVVGMRESVLEIAGIAFARAFCEAIAQQARIDEAVQAGRQAIERGDTVSEDLKNHWRELSITQWSLPILWSRDPAVPLVNWGFEVKPPADTVLSSSLSGLPPLQRFIGRRRELREWRNRLESRQVKQLLITGEGGQGKTALVTYLAQRLQQKGFIVHVYSARPENSWTEFETLLQFSLDGVHTPEFTAKQEKCKTVKLFAQLLISTLQKQTQRKLVLIFDNLESLQDLKTHALTDETITTWLSVIQQMGDSAPTVLLTSRWKLPNWQAGYLSLCHANYGDFIQFIYLQKTPLPNEKEARFKLLRELYQAFQGNFRGLEFFLKLLPDLSQTDREQLLTNIKTAQTDLQTNQLLEKIIQTALEADERELLRRLTVYTTAVPQEGVKKIALSEPQLKPVENLLQRLSHYSLIECVFNPPLQREIFYCGAMVRLWIQAHLPPITTTLYSQAADYQRYLFETDKKDYEQALAVHESLTLAGKKAEADSFALDKLVPSFYLVGLYRTLLEWVEPMQGGEDKAIESRVLSWLGTTNHALGNYETALRYLQQSLAIFKELGDKKSEGTTLNNMATIAHARGDYETALRYLQQSLAIQQEIGDKSGEGATLNNISQIYDARGDYETALRYLQQSLAIQQEIGDKSGEGTTLNNMATTAYARGDYETALRYLQQSLAIQQEIGDKSGEGATLNNISQIYDARGDYETALRYLQQSLAIRQDIGDKSGEGTTLNNISSIFQARGDYETALRYLQQSLAIRQEIGDKSGEGTTLNNIGQIFKARGDYETALRYLQQSLAIRQEIGDVAGLCATLFNMGHIHLQNEEVQEGIAKFVETYRIAHKIGYAQVLRALEQLAKDLGQDGLNFWKQLSKQFPES